In Puntigrus tetrazona isolate hp1 chromosome 22, ASM1883169v1, whole genome shotgun sequence, one genomic interval encodes:
- the traf5 gene encoding LOW QUALITY PROTEIN: TNF receptor-associated factor 5 (The sequence of the model RefSeq protein was modified relative to this genomic sequence to represent the inferred CDS: inserted 1 base in 1 codon), producing MAAEENECPDLSRQNSELMRSWELESILTNRTLRFVLPLKQQFVCPSCGGIVLNPHQTSCGHIFCAQCVRAHIENGRSSKCPLDSVPIKPEEVFQDNCCKRELLNLEIYCTNAPDCPQRVTLSNLQDHLKACQYERIRCSNVGCNHTVLRKNQTDHQRNACPFRLEACHHCRQLFPVSQLLVHQKTSCPEIEILCPNKCLQTIKRHKLQTHSDECLEVETDCLYKNYGCTFRGKRGKVQVHENSEFSSHVRLVLESNTKLEKQVEQLQQDMLVQQGVLKDKSLVVSNLDRDITLCDSTLTTLQRSVEEQRVRICSVQRELRDLRGVLGSELSEELPSLRASLDSLRQQVAVTESLREHLGVLEQTCQRHTRLLDIHVEQLQCNEQRFRQLESTSYDGKLIWKVRDYCHRKEAGTSLTSTPFYTSRSGYKLSVRAYLGGDNSGXGTHLSLYITIMRGDFDSLLPWPFKQSITLTVLDQSGSRNHQSNTFTPDAGNDSFHRPTCDANVATGFPKFISHGDLETPRNAVYVRDDTLFIKVKVDTTGLEDL from the exons ATGGCAGCGGAGGAGAACGAGTGTCCAGACTTGTCCCGGCAGAACTCTGAGCTAATGAGGTCATGGGAGCTGGAATCCATTCTGACCAATCGCACGTTGCGCTTCGTGCTGCCTTTAAAGCAGCAGTTTGTTTGCCCGTCCTGCGGCGGGATCGTCCTGAACCCTCACCAGACGAGCTGCGGGCACATCTTCTGCGCTCAGTGCGTGAGGGCTCACAT CGAAAACGGGAGAAGTTCGAAATGTCCCTTAGACAGCGTTCCTATAAAACCAGAAGAG GTTTTTCAAGACAACTGCTGTAAACGGGAACTGCTAAACTTAGAGATCTACTGCACCAACGCCCCAGACTGCCCACAGAGGGTCACCTTAAGTAACCTTCAG GATCATCTAAAAGCCTGCCAGTACGAGCGAATTAGATGTTCAAATGTAGGTTGCAACCACACTGTGTTGCGCAAAAACCAAACGGACCATCAGAGGAACGCCTGCCCCTTCCGTCTGGAGGCTTGCCATCACTGCAGACAGTTGTTCCCCGTGTCTCAGCTGCTG GTCCACCAGAAGACTTCATGCCCCGAAATCGAAATCCTGTGTCCCAACAAGTGCCTTCAGACGATCAAAAGACATAAG CTGCAAACTCATTCTGATGAGTGTCTCGAAGTGGAGACTGACTGCCTTTATAAAAACTACGGCTGCACATTCAGA ggtaaaaGAGGGAAAGTGCAAGTTCATGAAAACTCAGAGTTCAGTTCCCATGTTCGGCTGGTTCTGGAAAGCAACACCAAACTTGAGAAACAG gtGGAACAGCTGCAGCAGGATATGTTAGTCCAGCAGGGGGTGCTGAAGGACAAAAGTCTTGTGGTCAGTAATCTGGACCGGGATATCACCCTGTGTGACAGCACTCTTACTACcttacag AGGTCTGTGGAGGAGCAGCGAGTGCGGATCTGCAGTGTTCAGCGTGAACTGAGGGATCTGCGAGGGGTTCTGGGGTCTGAACTGAGCGAAGAGCTCCCCAGCCTTCGGGCATCACTGGACTCCCTCAGACAGCAGGTGGCCGTCACAGAAAGCCTCAGGGAACACCTGG GTGTGTTAGAGCAGACGTGTCAGCGTCATACCCGCTTGTTAGACATCCACGTGGAGCAACTGCAGTGCAACGAGCAGCGTTTCCGCCAGCTGGAATCCACTTCCTACGACGGGAAGCTCATCTGGAAAGTGCGCGACTACTGCCACCGGAAAGAGGCCGGCACCTCACTCACCTCGACCCCCTTCTACACCAGCCGTAGCGGCTACAAGCTAAGTGTGCGAGCTTACCTTGGTGGGGACAATTCAG GAGGCACTCACCTGTCACTGTACATCACTATAATGCGTGGAGATTTCGACTCGCTCTTACCATGGCCGTTCAAACAGAGCATAACGTTAACTGTGCTAGATCAAAGCGGCTCCAGGAACCACCAGAGCAATACTTTCACCCCCGACGCTGGCAACGATAGCTTTCATCGGCCAACATGTGATGCTAATGTGGCTACGGGTTTCCCAAAATTCATATCCCACGGCGATCTAGAGACCCCTCGAAATGCCGTTTATGTAAGAGACGACACGCTGTTCATCAAAGTAAAAGTGGACACAACTGGATTAGAGGACTTGTAG